A section of the Roseomonas marmotae genome encodes:
- a CDS encoding DUF6476 family protein, protein MRALKILVSVMGALIVVATVALVVLLIQRMGEAAQGVAVANTEMVLTQPAGSRIAGIAALNGQLAVWVERPDGGRVLLLDPRNLRQTGELRLGQ, encoded by the coding sequence GTGCGCGCGCTCAAGATCCTGGTGTCCGTCATGGGCGCGCTCATCGTGGTGGCCACGGTGGCGCTGGTGGTGCTGTTGATCCAGCGCATGGGGGAAGCCGCCCAGGGTGTGGCGGTTGCTAACACGGAAATGGTGCTGACGCAGCCCGCCGGCAGCCGCATCGCCGGCATCGCTGCGTTGAACGGTCAGCTGGCCGTCTGGGTGGAGCGGCCCGATGGTGGCCGCGTGCTGCTGCTGGACCCCCGCAACCTGCGCCAGACCGGAGAGCTGCGCCTGGGCCAGTAG
- the rpoH gene encoding RNA polymerase sigma factor RpoH: MASTTSSMIPIAPEGNLSRYLQEIRKFPMLTPEEEFRLAKAWKDAGDQKAAHRLVTSHLRLVAKIAMGYRGYGLPVGELISEGNVGMMQAVRRFDPDRGFRLATYAMWWIRAAIQEYILHSWSLVKMGTTAAQKKLFFNLRRLKGQMAALEEGDLQPEQVQKIAHVLQVPEQDVVSMNRRLASPDNSLNAPVRADSEGEWQDWLVDESESQETEIAERQDMSNRRELLGEALKTLNERERHILIERRLKDEPTTLEELSQQYNISRERVRQIEVRAFEKLQKSMKAQIAERRLTVD, encoded by the coding sequence ATGGCTTCCACTACGTCTTCGATGATCCCGATTGCCCCGGAGGGCAATCTCTCCCGCTACCTGCAGGAGATTCGTAAATTCCCCATGTTGACGCCGGAGGAGGAGTTCCGGCTTGCCAAGGCATGGAAGGATGCCGGCGACCAGAAGGCCGCCCACCGCCTTGTTACATCTCACCTGCGCCTCGTTGCCAAGATCGCCATGGGCTACCGCGGCTACGGCCTGCCGGTGGGCGAGCTGATCAGCGAGGGCAATGTCGGCATGATGCAGGCAGTGCGCCGCTTTGATCCCGACCGGGGCTTCCGCCTGGCCACATACGCCATGTGGTGGATCCGCGCCGCGATCCAAGAGTACATTCTGCATTCCTGGTCCCTGGTAAAGATGGGCACCACGGCGGCGCAGAAGAAGCTGTTCTTCAACCTGCGCCGGCTGAAGGGCCAGATGGCCGCCCTCGAGGAGGGCGACCTGCAGCCTGAGCAGGTGCAAAAGATCGCCCATGTGCTGCAGGTGCCGGAACAGGACGTCGTGTCCATGAACCGTCGCCTCGCCTCGCCCGACAATTCGCTGAACGCGCCTGTTCGCGCCGACAGCGAGGGTGAGTGGCAGGACTGGCTGGTGGATGAGAGCGAGAGCCAGGAAACCGAGATCGCCGAGCGGCAGGACATGTCCAACCGCCGTGAGCTGCTCGGTGAGGCGCTAAAGACGCTCAATGAGCGTGAGCGCCACATCCTGATCGAGCGCCGCCTGAAGGACGAGCCGACGACGCTGGAGGAACTCTCCCAGCAGTACAACATCAGCCGCGAGCGTGTGCGGCAGATCGAGGTCCGCGCCTTCGAGAAGCTCCAGAAGAGCATGAAGGCGCAGATCGCCGAGCGCCGGCTGACGGTGGACTGA
- a CDS encoding adenylosuccinate synthase → MANVAIIGAQWGDEGKGKVVDWLASRADIVVRFQGGHNAGHTLVVGNQTYKLSLLPSGIVRGKLGVIGNGVVLDPDALLAEISRVREQGLDVGPHNLRIAENTPLILPLHSAIDKAREVARGENKIGTTGRGIGPAYEDKVARRAIRLCDLAEPETLSTKLDELLLHHNTLLKGLGAETFEKQVLLDKLVALAPKLLPYAEAVWERLDEARHSNKRVLFEGAQAVMLDVDHGTYPFVTSSNTVAGNAAAGAGVGPHQIGTVLGIAKAYTTRVGSGPFPTELFDDVGKRLGERGREFGTVTGRPRRCGWFDACLVRQAVKVGGVQGLALTKLDVLDGLTELKICTSYRIDGEIVKRLPAALGAQAKAEPVYEVLEGWSQSTQGARSWAELPATAIKYVKRIEELVEAPVTLLSTSPERDDTILVSDPFAG, encoded by the coding sequence ATGGCCAATGTCGCCATCATCGGCGCCCAGTGGGGCGACGAGGGCAAGGGCAAGGTCGTCGACTGGCTGGCCAGCCGGGCCGATATCGTTGTGCGCTTCCAGGGTGGCCATAATGCCGGCCATACGCTGGTGGTGGGCAACCAGACCTACAAGCTGTCGCTGCTGCCTTCCGGCATCGTGCGCGGCAAGCTGGGCGTCATCGGCAATGGCGTGGTGCTGGACCCGGACGCGCTGCTGGCCGAGATCTCCCGCGTGCGGGAGCAGGGGCTGGATGTCGGCCCGCACAACCTGCGGATCGCCGAGAACACGCCGCTGATCCTGCCGCTGCACTCCGCCATCGACAAGGCGCGCGAGGTTGCGCGCGGCGAGAACAAGATCGGCACCACCGGCCGCGGCATCGGCCCGGCCTATGAGGACAAGGTGGCGCGCCGCGCCATCCGCCTCTGCGATCTCGCCGAGCCAGAGACGCTCTCGACCAAGCTCGACGAGCTGCTGCTGCACCACAATACCCTGCTGAAGGGCCTGGGTGCCGAGACCTTCGAGAAGCAGGTGCTGCTGGACAAGCTGGTCGCCCTGGCGCCCAAGCTGCTGCCCTATGCCGAGGCGGTGTGGGAGCGGCTGGACGAGGCCCGCCACAGCAACAAGCGCGTGCTCTTCGAGGGCGCACAGGCCGTGATGCTGGACGTGGACCACGGCACCTATCCCTTCGTCACCTCCTCCAACACCGTGGCCGGCAATGCGGCGGCGGGGGCGGGGGTCGGGCCGCACCAGATCGGTACGGTGCTGGGCATCGCCAAGGCCTATACCACCCGCGTCGGCTCCGGCCCTTTCCCGACCGAGCTGTTCGATGACGTCGGCAAGCGCCTGGGCGAGCGGGGCCGCGAGTTCGGCACCGTGACCGGCCGCCCGCGCCGCTGTGGATGGTTCGATGCCTGCCTGGTGCGGCAGGCAGTGAAGGTCGGTGGCGTGCAGGGCCTGGCCCTGACCAAGCTGGACGTGCTGGACGGCCTGACCGAGCTGAAGATCTGCACGAGCTACCGTATCGACGGCGAGATCGTGAAGCGCCTGCCGGCCGCCCTGGGCGCCCAGGCCAAGGCCGAGCCTGTCTATGAGGTGCTGGAGGGCTGGTCCCAGTCCACCCAGGGCGCGCGGAGCTGGGCCGAGCTGCCGGCTACCGCGATCAAGTATGTGAAGCGCATCGAGGAACTGGTGGAGGCGCCGGTGACGCTGCTCTCCACCAGCCCGGAGCGTGACGACACCATCCTGGTCAGCGACCCCTTCGCGGGCTGA
- a CDS encoding RluA family pseudouridine synthase codes for MTDTRILSARTDTSEANQLPAETFTLPAGPAEAGQRVDRFLAAAIGTLSRSRVKALIETGRVWRDAAPVADPSETVRAGATYRVEVPQAVPATPVAQDIPLTILFEDKHLIVLDKPAGLVVHPAPGNQDGTLVNALLAHAGDDLAGIGGEKRPGIVHRLDKDTSGVMVVAKTERAHQALSATFASREALERSYLALAWGVPSPPRGEISAAIGRHPTDRKRMAVVTRNGKDALTRYGTERAWGTACALLRCRLATGRTHQIRVHLAHIGHPIVGDPVYLKRMPASARSLPTLARDALLAFPRQALHAESLGFPHPVTGEILRFTAPLPEDFRMLLGLLDGNGR; via the coding sequence ATGACGGACACCAGGATCTTGAGCGCGCGCACCGACACCTCCGAAGCAAATCAGTTACCAGCCGAGACCTTCACCCTGCCCGCCGGCCCGGCCGAGGCGGGGCAGCGGGTGGATCGGTTCCTGGCGGCGGCGATAGGCACGCTCTCCCGCTCCCGCGTCAAGGCGCTGATCGAGACCGGGCGGGTCTGGCGGGACGCAGCGCCGGTCGCCGACCCGTCGGAGACCGTGCGTGCCGGCGCCACCTACCGGGTGGAGGTACCGCAGGCCGTGCCCGCCACGCCGGTCGCGCAGGATATTCCGTTGACCATCCTCTTCGAGGACAAGCACCTGATCGTGCTCGACAAGCCCGCCGGGCTGGTGGTCCATCCCGCGCCGGGCAACCAGGACGGCACGCTGGTCAATGCCCTGCTGGCCCATGCGGGGGACGACCTGGCCGGCATCGGCGGCGAGAAGCGCCCCGGCATCGTCCACCGGCTGGACAAGGACACCTCCGGCGTCATGGTTGTGGCCAAGACGGAGCGGGCTCATCAGGCCCTCTCCGCGACCTTCGCCAGCCGGGAAGCGCTGGAACGCTCCTACCTCGCCCTCGCCTGGGGCGTGCCAAGCCCCCCCCGCGGCGAGATCTCGGCCGCCATCGGCCGGCATCCGACCGACCGCAAGCGCATGGCCGTCGTCACCCGCAACGGCAAGGATGCGCTGACCCGCTATGGTACCGAGCGTGCCTGGGGCACCGCCTGCGCCCTCCTGCGCTGCCGCCTCGCCACCGGCCGGACGCATCAGATCCGCGTGCATCTGGCGCATATCGGGCATCCGATCGTGGGCGATCCGGTTTACCTGAAACGCATGCCTGCCAGCGCGCGATCCCTGCCGACCCTTGCGCGGGATGCATTGCTGGCCTTCCCCAGACAGGCGCTACATGCCGAATCGCTCGGCTTCCCCCACCCCGTCACGGGAGAAATATTGCGTTTCACCGCGCCGTTGCCGGAGGATTTCAGGATGCTTCTTGGGTTGCTCGACGGTAACGGGAGGTAA